One Thiobacillus sp. genomic region harbors:
- a CDS encoding permease — MFDALATLLVFDLAGLSPASPAGAALHFFVMDVVKILVLLTTVIYLMGWLRALLTPERVRAMMKGRSGPGARLMAVGLGAVTPFCSCSSIPLFIGFVEAGIPLGVTLSFLIASPMVNQVAVVVLAGVIGWQMTLIYVLTGLTIAFLGGYVLQAFKLERWVESYVWQIRMGEAQVSAPETSLKARHDYAWNEVRQIVGRIWKYVLIGVGIGAVIHGYVPADFVARIAGDGSVLSVIVAVLAGVPMYSDAVGIIPVAEALLGKGVPLGTVLAFMMAVIALSLPEMLILRKVAQWPLLGIFAGYLAVSFVLVGVLFNSLSTAPDSLLRVDSPPVGAKEHSGRPFVSLERSVF, encoded by the coding sequence ATGTTCGACGCCCTCGCCACCCTCCTGGTCTTCGACCTGGCCGGCCTTTCCCCCGCCTCCCCCGCCGGGGCGGCGCTGCATTTCTTCGTCATGGACGTGGTGAAGATCCTGGTGCTGCTCACCACGGTGATCTACCTCATGGGCTGGCTGCGGGCCCTGCTGACGCCGGAGCGGGTGCGGGCCATGATGAAAGGCCGCTCGGGGCCCGGTGCACGCCTCATGGCCGTGGGCCTGGGTGCGGTGACGCCCTTCTGCTCCTGCTCCTCCATCCCCCTGTTCATCGGCTTCGTGGAGGCGGGCATCCCCCTGGGGGTGACCCTGTCCTTCCTCATCGCCAGCCCCATGGTGAACCAGGTGGCGGTGGTGGTGCTGGCCGGGGTCATCGGCTGGCAGATGACCCTCATCTACGTGCTCACCGGCCTGACCATCGCCTTCCTGGGCGGCTACGTATTGCAGGCCTTCAAACTGGAACGCTGGGTGGAAAGCTACGTCTGGCAGATCCGCATGGGAGAAGCGCAAGTGTCTGCCCCGGAGACCTCCCTCAAGGCCCGCCACGACTATGCCTGGAACGAGGTGCGCCAGATCGTGGGCCGCATCTGGAAATACGTGCTGATCGGCGTGGGCATCGGCGCCGTGATCCACGGCTACGTGCCGGCGGATTTCGTCGCCCGCATCGCCGGCGATGGCTCGGTGCTGTCGGTGATCGTCGCGGTGCTGGCGGGCGTGCCCATGTATTCCGACGCCGTGGGCATCATCCCCGTGGCCGAGGCCCTGCTGGGCAAGGGGGTGCCCCTGGGCACCGTCCTGGCCTTCATGATGGCGGTCATCGCCTTGTCCTTGCCGGAGATGCTGATCCTGCGCAAGGTGGCCCAGTGGCCCCTGCTTGGCATCTTCGCCGGCTATCTCGCCGTCTCATTCGTGCTGGTCGGTGTTCTGTTCAACAGCTTAAGCACGGCCCCCGATTCTCTGCTTCGCGTCGACTCGCCCCCCGTGGGGGCCAAGGAACACTCGGGGCGGCCCTTCGTGTCCCTTGAAAGGAGCGTCTTCTGA
- a CDS encoding MBL fold metallo-hydrolase gives MFKHLLAALATLSLVFTGPYSQAAEFQPKAVKVVDNVHAIIGPLGQRHLDNDGLNANYGFIVTPQGVILIDSGASKLGAQKLEAAIAKVTDKPVLWVINTGSQDHRWLGNDHFAARGAQIIALKRTAATQADFGAQHMGVMKSFLGPRLDGTRPLPATTLHDGDEVTLELGGETLALRYTDAHFSGDAWVWLPRRNVVFTGDLVFVDRLLGVLPWSSVKKSQQAFHALEALNPKHIVPGHGGVCDLEKAKRESGDYEDFLANVIGQAARDMEPLDATLDKHMDLLQFRLLQNYDGLHRGNMSRAFVEFEAQ, from the coding sequence ATGTTCAAGCACCTGCTGGCCGCCCTGGCGACCCTGAGCCTGGTTTTTACCGGCCCCTACAGCCAGGCCGCCGAATTCCAACCCAAAGCTGTAAAGGTGGTGGACAACGTCCACGCCATCATCGGTCCCCTGGGACAGCGCCACCTGGACAACGACGGCCTCAACGCCAACTACGGCTTCATCGTCACGCCCCAGGGCGTCATCCTCATCGACTCCGGCGCCAGCAAGCTGGGGGCGCAGAAGCTGGAAGCGGCCATCGCCAAAGTCACCGACAAACCCGTGCTCTGGGTGATCAACACCGGCAGCCAGGACCATCGCTGGCTGGGTAACGACCACTTCGCCGCCCGGGGGGCCCAGATCATTGCCCTGAAACGTACCGCCGCAACCCAGGCGGATTTCGGCGCCCAACACATGGGCGTAATGAAGAGCTTCCTGGGGCCACGCCTGGACGGCACCCGGCCCCTGCCCGCCACCACCCTCCATGATGGCGACGAGGTGACCCTGGAACTGGGGGGTGAAACCCTGGCGCTGCGCTACACCGACGCCCACTTCAGCGGCGATGCCTGGGTGTGGCTGCCCAGGCGCAACGTGGTGTTCACCGGCGACCTGGTGTTCGTGGACCGGCTGCTGGGGGTATTGCCCTGGTCCAGTGTGAAGAAGAGCCAGCAGGCCTTCCACGCCCTGGAGGCCCTGAACCCGAAGCACATCGTGCCCGGCCACGGTGGCGTGTGCGACCTGGAGAAAGCCAAACGGGAATCCGGCGACTACGAGGACTTCCTGGCCAACGTCATCGGCCAGGCCGCCCGGGACATGGAACCCCTGGACGCCACCCTGGACAAGCACATGGACCTGCTCCAGTTCCGTCTCCTGCAGAACTATGACGGCCTGCATCGAGGCAACATGAGCCGGGCCTTCGTGGAGTTCGAGGCGCAATGA
- a CDS encoding aquaporin family protein produces the protein MSLARKLTAEALGTAFLLAVVIGSGIMGDRLAEGNTAIALLGNTLATGAGLVVLILTFGPISGAHFNPAVTLADAWQGGLPWREVPPYLVAQVLGAFAGVAAAHLMFQEPLFFASQHARTGPSQWFSEFVATFGLLAIIWGCVRQRPAVTPFAVGLYITAAYWFTSSTSFANPAVTLARAASDTFAGIRPADAPAFIVAQLLGAFAATALFLWLIPTLPKQAENVILPHSDTP, from the coding sequence ATGAGCCTCGCCCGCAAACTCACCGCAGAGGCCCTGGGCACGGCCTTCCTGCTGGCGGTGGTGATCGGCTCCGGCATCATGGGCGATCGCCTGGCGGAAGGGAATACGGCCATCGCCCTGCTGGGCAACACCCTGGCCACCGGCGCGGGCCTGGTGGTGCTGATCCTCACCTTCGGCCCCATCTCCGGCGCCCACTTCAACCCGGCGGTGACCCTGGCGGATGCCTGGCAGGGGGGGCTGCCCTGGCGGGAGGTGCCGCCCTACCTCGTCGCCCAGGTGCTGGGCGCCTTCGCCGGCGTGGCGGCGGCCCACCTGATGTTCCAGGAACCCCTGTTCTTCGCCTCCCAGCACGCCCGCACCGGTCCCAGCCAGTGGTTCAGCGAGTTCGTCGCCACCTTCGGCCTCCTGGCCATCATCTGGGGCTGCGTGCGCCAGCGGCCGGCGGTGACCCCCTTTGCCGTGGGCCTGTACATCACCGCCGCCTACTGGTTCACCTCGTCCACGTCCTTCGCCAACCCGGCGGTGACCCTGGCCCGGGCGGCCTCGGACACCTTCGCCGGAATCCGCCCGGCGGATGCCCCGGCCTTCATCGTCGCCCAGTTGCTGGGGGCCTTCGCCGCCACGGCCCTGTTCCTCTGGTTGATTCCCACCTTGCCTAAGCAGGCGGAAAACGTCATCTTGCCTCACTCCGACACACCCTGA